The Gemella haemolysans genome includes a region encoding these proteins:
- a CDS encoding DUF4878 domain-containing protein: MNNRGQNVNPNGTPQNHHPNQGYPQQNNQYHGNGYNGQNQQNFNRNVNNQNPYQNQNSQVNNVNNPQFQGYSNGQNQPQNNMNNPQYRGQGYNAQSPQNNNMNNPQYRGQGYNGQNPQYNNMNNQQYRGQGNNGQNPQFGNPNNPQFSNQNGYNNPNQFNPQFGNNQNFNPMNRGPKMDSKMIGYITAAVAAILVVLMIFMFSGGSGKLGGATPEEAVKNAIAATKDGDFKKLVNNIYFESDEARTKALEQFNNLDDTKKASIELAKTFIDMIEIGEVKQMNENRAKVQLKAKGNDLLKQLGGDTTRTTYVKKVNGRWFIEDNLF; the protein is encoded by the coding sequence ATGAATAATAGAGGACAAAATGTAAATCCAAATGGAACTCCTCAAAATCATCATCCAAATCAAGGTTATCCTCAACAAAATAACCAATATCATGGAAATGGTTATAATGGACAAAATCAACAAAATTTTAATAGAAATGTAAATAATCAAAATCCATATCAAAACCAAAATTCACAAGTAAATAACGTGAATAATCCACAATTCCAAGGATATTCAAATGGTCAAAATCAACCTCAAAATAATATGAATAATCCACAATATAGAGGACAAGGGTATAATGCTCAATCACCTCAAAATAATAATATGAATAATCCACAATATAGAGGACAGGGTTATAATGGACAAAATCCACAATATAATAATATGAATAACCAACAATATAGAGGGCAAGGAAATAATGGACAAAATCCTCAATTTGGTAATCCGAATAATCCACAGTTCAGTAATCAAAATGGATACAATAATCCTAATCAATTTAATCCACAATTTGGTAATAACCAAAACTTTAATCCTATGAATCGTGGACCTAAGATGGATAGTAAAATGATAGGATATATAACTGCTGCAGTTGCCGCGATTTTGGTTGTATTAATGATTTTTATGTTCTCTGGTGGTAGTGGGAAACTAGGTGGAGCAACACCTGAAGAAGCTGTGAAAAATGCAATAGCTGCAACAAAAGATGGTGACTTTAAAAAATTAGTAAATAATATTTACTTTGAAAGTGATGAAGCTAGAACTAAAGCTTTAGAACAATTTAACAATCTAGATGATACTAAAAAAGCATCAATAGAATTAGCAAAAACTTTTATTGATATGATTGAGATTGGAGAAGTAAAACAAATGAATGAAAATAGAGCTAAAGTTCAATTAAAAGCTAAAGGGAATGATCTACTAAAACAATTGGGTGGAGATACTACACGAACTACATATGTAAAAAAAGTAAATGGTAGATGGTTTATTGAAGACAATCTTTTCTAA
- the dnaX gene encoding DNA polymerase III subunit gamma/tau has product MFQALYRKYRPQTFADIVGQNHIVSVLKNAIDKDQISHAYLFYGSRGTGKTSIAKIFANEVNKNEEYQKENVDIIEIDAASNNGVDEVRDIKEAIKFLPTEGKYKVYIIDEVHMLTTAAFNALLKTLEEPPAHVIFILATTEIHKIPATILSRCQRFEFKNLSQEQLIDRLKYISEKESLVIEDAAIEKIATLAKGGLRDAISILDQVSNYSEEITLNHILEVTSSISEDDILVFYRNLLQGDVTKSLLTYNNFVSQAKDTKLLLNDLINVTRDVVVYKNLKDTKHTAYNIDKIADEVNNINFDYFYKIIEYLSQTEQYIRFSTEYMSYMQICIVKICSKEDSINQVTVANSVEKTVSNTRTVELENRIKILEDKLNQLGQNLNSLSVNNINNTSHVESQNSTNEEVNTTSWQGTIPKEEIKEVIIKDKTKIIELMKTSSENFTNYAANVFNKIINESLNSNNPEVVTMRELFSSCQLVASSKEGGLLVFSEVDNMVKMAPNSKYKKYLESLFKRFIGVDYSIYTIQDHQYTVLKDELANPVVESNLIEEEVEEKPVTKIDELFGDIIIEN; this is encoded by the coding sequence ATGTTTCAAGCATTATATAGGAAATATCGACCACAAACATTTGCTGATATAGTAGGTCAAAATCACATAGTTTCTGTATTAAAAAATGCGATTGATAAAGATCAGATAAGTCATGCCTATTTATTTTATGGATCTCGAGGTACAGGGAAGACTTCTATTGCAAAAATCTTTGCTAATGAAGTTAATAAAAACGAAGAATATCAAAAAGAAAATGTAGATATTATCGAAATTGATGCAGCTAGTAATAATGGTGTTGATGAAGTACGTGATATAAAAGAAGCAATTAAATTTTTGCCAACAGAAGGTAAATATAAAGTATATATAATTGATGAAGTGCATATGCTAACTACAGCAGCATTTAATGCATTATTAAAAACTTTAGAAGAACCACCTGCTCATGTTATTTTTATTCTAGCAACTACAGAAATTCATAAAATACCAGCTACAATCTTATCACGATGTCAGAGATTTGAATTTAAGAATCTTTCGCAGGAACAATTAATAGATAGATTAAAGTATATTTCAGAAAAAGAAAGTTTAGTAATAGAAGATGCAGCTATAGAGAAAATTGCAACTCTTGCTAAGGGTGGTCTAAGAGATGCGATTAGTATACTAGATCAAGTATCTAATTATTCTGAAGAAATTACATTAAATCATATACTAGAAGTAACTTCTTCAATAAGTGAAGATGATATACTTGTGTTCTATAGAAATCTTTTACAAGGAGATGTTACAAAATCCTTGTTAACATATAATAATTTTGTATCTCAAGCTAAAGATACTAAATTGTTACTTAATGATCTTATTAATGTAACACGAGATGTAGTGGTATATAAGAATTTAAAAGATACTAAGCATACGGCATATAATATAGATAAAATCGCAGATGAAGTTAACAATATAAATTTCGATTATTTTTATAAAATTATTGAATACTTATCACAAACGGAACAATATATAAGATTTTCTACAGAGTATATGAGTTATATGCAAATTTGTATTGTAAAAATATGTTCAAAAGAAGATAGTATTAATCAAGTTACCGTTGCTAATAGTGTAGAAAAGACAGTTTCAAATACAAGAACTGTTGAGCTAGAAAATAGAATTAAAATATTAGAAGATAAGTTAAATCAATTAGGACAAAATCTAAATAGTTTATCAGTAAATAATATTAATAATACTTCACATGTTGAGTCACAGAATAGTACAAATGAAGAAGTAAATACAACAAGTTGGCAGGGAACAATACCTAAAGAAGAAATAAAAGAAGTTATAATAAAAGATAAGACTAAAATTATCGAACTTATGAAGACTTCAAGTGAGAATTTTACCAATTATGCAGCAAATGTTTTTAATAAGATAATTAATGAAAGCTTAAATTCAAATAATCCAGAAGTAGTAACTATGAGAGAATTATTTAGCTCTTGTCAATTAGTAGCTTCTTCTAAAGAAGGAGGATTATTAGTTTTTAGTGAAGTAGATAATATGGTTAAAATGGCTCCAAATTCTAAATATAAAAAATATTTGGAAAGTCTATTCAAGAGATTTATCGGAGTAGATTACTCGATTTATACAATTCAAGATCATCAGTACACTGTTCTTAAAGATGAACTTGCAAATCCAGTTGTAGAAAGCAATTTGATTGAAGAAGAAGTTGAAGAAAAGCCGGTAACTAAAATTGATGAGTTATTTGGAGATATAATAATAGAAAACTAA
- a CDS encoding YbaB/EbfC family nucleoid-associated protein produces MRGMGNMQQMMRKMQKMQKDMLAAQEGLKDQTVEGTVSGGMVTAIANGDGKILDIKIKEEVVDPEDIEMLQDMILTAVNDALEKSTQLKEETLGKFTNGLNIPGL; encoded by the coding sequence ATGCGTGGAATGGGAAATATGCAACAAATGATGAGAAAAATGCAAAAAATGCAAAAGGACATGTTAGCAGCCCAAGAAGGATTAAAAGACCAAACTGTTGAAGGAACTGTATCAGGTGGTATGGTAACAGCAATAGCTAATGGTGATGGAAAAATATTAGATATTAAAATTAAAGAAGAAGTAGTTGATCCAGAAGATATTGAAATGCTTCAAGATATGATTTTAACTGCAGTAAATGATGCACTAGAAAAATCTACTCAATTAAAAGAGGAAACATTAGGTAAATTTACAAACGGATTAAACATCCCAGGACTATAA
- the recR gene encoding recombination mediator RecR → MQYPKPILDLIDSYSLLPGIGKKTAVRLAFHTLKMHDDDIKNFADSLVHLKEKLTNCEVCGRLSEDHVCDICSDAGRDKSMICVVANDNDLVAMENMQQYRGVYHVLDGLISPMDGIGPLDINIKSLFERAQDETVKEIILATNSSPEGEGTASFISRYLKNTDIRVTRIAQGISFGSDIEYVDEVTLSRAISGRIEL, encoded by the coding sequence ATGCAATATCCTAAACCGATTTTAGATTTAATAGACAGTTATTCATTGTTACCTGGTATAGGAAAGAAAACTGCAGTAAGATTAGCATTTCATACTTTGAAAATGCATGATGATGATATAAAAAACTTTGCGGATAGTTTAGTACATTTAAAAGAAAAGCTAACTAATTGTGAAGTATGTGGACGACTTAGTGAAGATCATGTGTGCGATATTTGCTCTGATGCAGGTAGAGACAAATCGATGATTTGCGTTGTAGCTAATGATAATGATTTAGTAGCAATGGAGAATATGCAACAATATAGAGGTGTATATCATGTACTTGATGGTTTAATTTCACCTATGGATGGAATAGGTCCACTTGATATTAATATAAAGTCTCTTTTTGAAAGAGCACAAGATGAAACAGTAAAAGAAATAATACTAGCAACTAACTCATCTCCAGAAGGTGAGGGAACAGCAAGTTTTATTTCAAGATATTTAAAAAATACAGATATAAGAGTTACCAGAATAGCTCAAGGTATTTCCTTTGGAAGTGATATTGAGTATGTTGATGAAGTTACTTTATCAAGGGCTATTTCAGGTAGAATAGAGCTATAA
- the tkt gene encoding transketolase, with product MSQKSVNAIKVLGVDAINKAKSGHPGVVMGAAPMAYSLFTKHLRVNPKKTDWVNRDRFVLSAGHGSMLLYSLLHLSGFEDVSLEEVKNFRQWGSKTPGHPEFGHTKGIDATTGPLGQGISTAVGMALAERYLAAKYNKEGYDLFDHYTYVICGDGDIMEGVASEASSFAAVQKLNKLVVLYDSNDICLDGETKDAFSENVRARYEAYGWNTLLVEDGANVEAVSAAIEQAKKSDKPTLIEVKTIIGAGSPNRQGTNGVHGAPLGDEETALFRKEIGWENEPFDIPAEVYADFKANVADRGENEYAKWEKVYADYKVKFPELAKELEEALTREDIKHLSKESFSFKNVGEAQATRNSSQDAINSVAAVLPTFFGGSADLSHSNMTFIKGDGLQDDEHRTERNVQFGVREFAMATVLNGLTLHGGVRVFGGTFFVFSDYLKAALRLSALQNLPVTYVFTHDSIAVGEDGPTHEPIEHLASLRTIPNTYVFRPADATEAQAAWYLSQKTNDKPTSIVLTRQNLPILENSSFEKVAKGAYVVHETASDFDTILIATGSEVALAIDVARELEKDGSKVRVVSMPSVELFEEQSKEYKEELLPLNVRRRVSLEMGNSALWYKYVGLDGLAIGIDKFGASAPANKVIEEYGFTVEAVVEKIKNEL from the coding sequence ATGTCACAAAAATCAGTAAACGCGATAAAAGTATTAGGTGTTGATGCGATTAATAAAGCAAAATCAGGACACCCTGGTGTAGTAATGGGAGCAGCACCAATGGCTTACTCACTATTTACAAAACACCTTAGAGTAAATCCAAAGAAAACTGACTGGGTTAATAGAGATAGATTCGTATTATCAGCAGGACATGGATCAATGTTACTATATTCATTATTACATCTTTCAGGATTTGAAGATGTATCTTTAGAAGAAGTTAAAAACTTCCGTCAATGGGGTTCTAAAACTCCTGGTCACCCAGAGTTTGGACACACTAAAGGTATTGATGCAACAACAGGTCCACTAGGACAAGGTATCTCTACAGCAGTAGGTATGGCTTTAGCAGAAAGATATTTAGCTGCTAAGTACAACAAAGAAGGTTATGACTTATTTGATCACTACACATATGTAATCTGTGGTGATGGAGATATCATGGAAGGTGTAGCTTCAGAAGCATCAAGCTTTGCAGCAGTACAAAAATTAAATAAACTTGTAGTATTATATGATTCAAATGATATCTGTCTAGATGGAGAGACTAAAGATGCATTTTCTGAAAATGTTCGTGCAAGATATGAAGCATATGGATGGAATACTCTTTTAGTTGAAGATGGAGCTAATGTAGAAGCTGTTAGTGCAGCTATTGAACAAGCTAAAAAATCTGATAAACCTACGTTAATCGAAGTAAAAACAATTATCGGAGCTGGATCTCCAAATAGACAAGGGACTAATGGAGTTCACGGTGCACCATTAGGTGATGAGGAAACAGCTTTATTTAGAAAAGAAATCGGTTGGGAAAATGAACCATTTGATATTCCTGCTGAAGTATATGCTGACTTCAAAGCTAATGTAGCGGATCGTGGTGAAAATGAATATGCTAAATGGGAAAAAGTATATGCAGATTATAAAGTTAAGTTCCCAGAATTAGCGAAAGAGCTAGAAGAAGCACTAACACGTGAAGACATTAAACATCTATCAAAAGAAAGTTTTAGCTTTAAAAATGTTGGGGAAGCTCAAGCAACTCGTAATTCATCTCAAGACGCAATTAATAGTGTTGCAGCTGTTTTACCAACGTTCTTTGGAGGATCAGCTGACCTTTCACACTCAAATATGACATTTATTAAAGGTGATGGTTTACAAGACGATGAGCACAGAACTGAGCGTAATGTTCAATTTGGTGTTCGTGAATTTGCAATGGCTACTGTACTAAACGGTTTAACATTACACGGAGGAGTACGTGTATTCGGTGGTACATTCTTCGTATTCTCAGATTATCTAAAAGCTGCATTAAGATTATCAGCGTTACAAAACTTACCTGTAACTTATGTATTTACACATGATAGTATTGCAGTAGGTGAAGACGGACCAACACACGAACCAATTGAACATTTAGCATCATTAAGAACAATCCCGAATACATATGTATTCAGACCAGCTGATGCTACTGAAGCACAAGCTGCTTGGTATTTATCACAAAAAACAAATGATAAACCAACTTCGATTGTATTAACTCGTCAAAACTTACCAATTTTAGAAAATTCTTCATTTGAAAAAGTTGCTAAAGGAGCATATGTTGTGCATGAAACAGCTTCAGACTTTGATACTATTTTAATTGCTACTGGATCAGAAGTTGCTTTAGCAATTGATGTAGCACGTGAATTAGAAAAAGATGGTTCAAAAGTACGTGTTGTAAGTATGCCTTCAGTAGAATTATTTGAAGAACAATCTAAAGAATATAAAGAAGAACTACTACCATTAAATGTGCGTCGTCGTGTATCATTAGAAATGGGTAACAGTGCTCTTTGGTATAAATATGTTGGTTTAGATGGATTAGCTATTGGAATCGATAAATTTGGAGCTTCTGCACCTGCAAATAAAGTAATCGAAGAGTATGGATTTACAGTTGAAGCAGTTGTAGAGAAAATCAAAAATGAGTTATAG
- a CDS encoding S1 RNA-binding domain-containing protein, with amino-acid sequence MSYREIRPGDIIKVKVTAVKPYGAFIETRDKMVGLIHISEITNCFIFDISSYIKQDEILEVKVLSIKDNKINATLNFKQKKATDKKEINSLDTLNFEYGFDTLKQNMKLWQKKAMFEMRNSK; translated from the coding sequence ATGAGTTATAGAGAAATTCGCCCAGGCGATATTATAAAGGTTAAAGTAACAGCTGTAAAACCATACGGTGCCTTTATAGAAACACGAGATAAAATGGTTGGTCTAATTCATATTTCTGAAATTACAAATTGTTTTATATTCGATATAAGTAGTTATATAAAACAAGATGAGATTTTAGAAGTTAAGGTCCTGTCAATTAAAGATAATAAGATTAATGCAACATTAAACTTTAAACAAAAAAAAGCCACTGATAAAAAAGAAATCAATAGTTTAGATACTTTAAATTTCGAGTATGGATTTGATACACTAAAACAAAATATGAAGCTTTGGCAAAAGAAAGCTATGTTTGAAATGAGAAATTCTAAGTAA
- the alaS gene encoding alanine--tRNA ligase, protein MKQLTSTQIRRMYLDFFVEKGHKIEPSASLVPVDDPTLLWINSGVATLKKYFDGREIPENPRITNSQKSIRTNDIENVGKTARHHTFFEMLGNFSIGDYFKNEAVPWAWEFLTSEKWLGLEKEKLSVTIHPEDTEAYDLWHNVIGLPEDRIIRIEGNFWDIGEGPSGPNTEIFYDRGEDADTWSPKEEMYPGGENDRYLEVWNVVFSQYNHNADGTYTELPAKNIDTGMGLERIVSVLQDVPTNFDTDLFIPIIREIEKLSGAKYGVNAEQDVAFKVIADHIRTVAFAIADGALPSNEGRGYILRRLLRRAVRYAKVLGLNKSFMYKLTDVVAEIMEDYYPNVKESANFVKDVILKEEDRFHETLNEGEAILNNIAKEVKDTTKVISGKDAFKLYDTFGFPIELTEEYAEELGLTVDIDGFNEEMEKQKERARSSRQEDSSMQVQSDLYNRIVGDSEFTGYTKLTDEGKLLAIVDKDDNLLENYKGEENVKVVFDKTPFYAESGGQVADRGLVLAEGFKAEVIDVKKLPDKRHIHLVKVLEGELVVGKEYKLEVDRAYRLNIEKNHTATHLLNEALRHEVGSHIKQAGSLVTDEKLRFDITHFAPLTKEEIEKVEQEVNKQIWNALEIKTEEMPIAEARKLGAQALFGEKYGDVVRVVSIGDYSIELCGGTHNANSAEVGIFKIVSESGVAAGVRRIEALTGKAAYEYLREQEETLRSVEKLTKANVSNVVEKVSGLQSEIKKLAKEKESLQQKIANAELNNLVNNIKEVNGVNVLTSVVESENMNHLKQLVDNAKSKLENYVIAFASVNEDKVNFVVAVDKAITDKYNAGKLVNVLATVCDGRGGGRPDMAQAGAKNKDNIDKAFEELLANI, encoded by the coding sequence ATGAAACAACTAACATCAACACAAATTAGAAGAATGTATTTAGATTTCTTCGTAGAAAAAGGACACAAAATTGAACCAAGTGCATCTTTAGTACCGGTTGATGATCCTACTTTACTATGGATTAACTCAGGAGTAGCAACTCTGAAAAAATATTTTGATGGACGTGAGATTCCAGAGAATCCAAGAATTACAAACTCACAAAAATCTATTAGAACTAATGATATTGAAAATGTCGGTAAAACAGCTCGTCACCACACATTCTTCGAGATGTTAGGTAACTTCTCAATTGGAGATTACTTCAAAAATGAAGCAGTACCATGGGCTTGGGAATTCTTAACTTCTGAAAAATGGTTAGGATTAGAAAAAGAAAAATTATCAGTAACTATCCACCCAGAAGATACAGAAGCATATGACTTATGGCACAATGTTATTGGGCTTCCAGAAGATAGAATTATCCGTATCGAAGGAAACTTCTGGGATATCGGTGAAGGACCTTCTGGACCAAATACTGAGATTTTCTATGACCGTGGAGAAGATGCTGATACATGGTCACCAAAAGAGGAAATGTACCCAGGTGGAGAAAATGATAGATATCTAGAGGTTTGGAACGTAGTATTCAGTCAATATAACCACAATGCTGATGGTACCTATACTGAACTTCCTGCGAAAAACATAGATACAGGGATGGGATTAGAAAGAATAGTTTCTGTATTACAAGATGTTCCAACAAACTTTGATACAGACCTATTCATCCCAATTATTAGAGAAATTGAAAAACTTTCTGGTGCTAAATATGGTGTAAATGCAGAACAAGATGTTGCATTTAAAGTTATAGCTGACCACATTAGAACAGTTGCATTTGCTATTGCAGATGGAGCATTGCCATCAAATGAAGGACGCGGATACATACTTAGAAGACTTTTACGTCGTGCAGTTAGATATGCAAAAGTTTTAGGATTAAACAAGTCATTTATGTATAAATTAACTGATGTTGTTGCAGAAATTATGGAAGATTACTATCCAAATGTTAAAGAGAGTGCAAACTTTGTTAAAGATGTAATTCTTAAAGAGGAAGACAGATTCCACGAAACATTAAACGAAGGTGAAGCAATCTTAAATAATATTGCTAAAGAAGTTAAAGATACAACGAAAGTAATTTCTGGTAAAGATGCATTCAAACTTTATGATACTTTTGGATTCCCAATTGAATTAACTGAAGAATATGCAGAAGAATTAGGATTAACAGTTGATATTGATGGGTTTAATGAAGAGATGGAAAAACAAAAAGAACGAGCTCGTTCATCTCGTCAAGAAGATTCTTCAATGCAAGTACAATCTGACCTATACAACAGAATAGTAGGAGACAGTGAATTTACTGGATATACTAAACTTACAGATGAAGGTAAACTATTAGCTATAGTTGATAAAGATGATAACTTATTAGAAAACTATAAAGGTGAAGAGAATGTAAAAGTAGTATTCGATAAAACACCATTCTATGCTGAAAGTGGTGGTCAAGTAGCTGATAGAGGTTTAGTATTAGCAGAAGGATTCAAAGCAGAAGTAATAGATGTTAAGAAACTTCCAGATAAACGTCACATTCACTTAGTAAAAGTACTAGAAGGGGAATTAGTAGTTGGAAAAGAATATAAACTAGAAGTAGATAGAGCTTATAGATTAAATATCGAGAAAAACCATACTGCAACTCACTTATTAAACGAAGCGCTTCGTCATGAAGTTGGCTCTCATATTAAACAAGCAGGATCATTAGTAACTGATGAAAAACTAAGATTTGATATTACTCACTTCGCTCCACTAACTAAAGAAGAAATTGAAAAAGTAGAACAAGAAGTAAATAAACAAATTTGGAATGCGTTAGAAATCAAAACTGAAGAAATGCCAATCGCTGAAGCTAGAAAACTTGGTGCTCAAGCATTATTCGGAGAAAAATACGGAGATGTTGTACGTGTTGTTTCTATCGGAGATTACTCTATCGAACTATGTGGTGGTACTCACAATGCTAACAGTGCGGAAGTGGGAATCTTCAAGATTGTTTCTGAATCAGGTGTGGCTGCAGGGGTTCGTAGAATAGAAGCTTTAACAGGTAAAGCTGCATATGAATATTTAAGAGAACAAGAAGAAACTCTTCGTTCTGTTGAAAAATTAACAAAAGCTAATGTTTCAAATGTTGTTGAAAAAGTTTCTGGATTACAATCAGAAATTAAGAAACTAGCTAAAGAAAAAGAAAGCTTACAACAAAAAATCGCTAATGCTGAATTAAACAACTTAGTAAATAATATCAAAGAAGTAAATGGTGTAAATGTACTGACGAGCGTAGTTGAATCAGAAAACATGAATCACCTTAAACAACTTGTTGATAATGCTAAGTCTAAATTAGAAAACTATGTTATTGCCTTTGCTTCAGTAAATGAAGATAAAGTAAACTTCGTAGTGGCTGTAGATAAAGCTATCACTGATAAATACAATGCAGGAAAACTAGTAAATGTACTAGCAACAGTATGTGACGGACGCGGTGGTGGACGTCCAGATATGGCACAAGCAGGTGCTAAGAATAAAGATAATATCGATAAAGCATTCGAAGAATTATTAGCTAATATTTAA
- a CDS encoding Asp23/Gls24 family envelope stress response protein, producing METKKLGKVEINPNALEVIANIAATEVEGVSKLLGKKVYSRGVELEFAGSELVIDVYCNLKSGFSVAKTARKIQENVRNSIFNMTEIKTKTVNVNILGIDF from the coding sequence ATGGAAACTAAAAAATTAGGAAAAGTAGAAATCAACCCGAATGCATTAGAAGTTATTGCAAACATTGCAGCAACTGAAGTAGAAGGTGTTTCAAAATTATTAGGAAAAAAAGTTTACTCTCGTGGAGTAGAATTAGAATTTGCTGGAAGTGAATTAGTTATCGATGTATATTGTAATTTAAAATCTGGATTCTCTGTAGCTAAAACAGCAAGAAAAATTCAAGAAAATGTTAGAAACTCTATTTTCAACATGACAGAAATTAAAACAAAAACTGTTAATGTTAATATATTAGGAATTGATTTTTAA
- the nusB gene encoding transcription antitermination factor NusB, protein MKSRHELREAVFKILFQVENTELDFIELLDLEQEEISTSIYVNKTLTEIIEKKDEIDEVISNNLKDWKLERLSKMDRQILRISAYEILYSDIPYKVSINEAVELSKKYSEKDESYKFINGVLKGIVENSTK, encoded by the coding sequence ATGAAGAGCAGACACGAACTTAGAGAAGCAGTTTTTAAAATATTATTCCAAGTAGAAAATACTGAATTAGATTTTATTGAACTATTAGATTTAGAACAAGAAGAAATTTCAACTAGTATTTATGTTAATAAAACATTAACAGAAATAATTGAGAAAAAAGATGAAATTGATGAAGTTATTTCTAATAATCTTAAAGACTGGAAATTAGAGCGTTTATCAAAAATGGATAGACAAATACTACGTATTTCAGCTTATGAAATACTTTATAGTGATATTCCTTATAAAGTTTCTATCAATGAAGCGGTTGAACTTTCAAAAAAATATAGTGAAAAAGATGAAAGTTATAAATTTATCAATGGAGTATTAAAAGGAATTGTAGAAAATTCAACAAAATAA
- the xseA gene encoding exodeoxyribonuclease VII large subunit encodes MEERTYLTVTALNKYIERKFLLDPYLGEIYIKGEISNFKIHNNNNIYFSIKDENTRINAVWFGAKTKDFKDGDTVLIKSKINYYFPRGEHNLLVTDMKKDRIGELYQKFLELKEKLEKEGLFLPQYKKQIPSFSQNIAIVTAKTGAAVQDITRTIQRRFPIAKINIYSTLVQGENSVQDIVKNIKLADDGSNDVIILGRGGGSIEDLWSFNTEEVIRAIFNCRTPIVTGIGHETDTTLADFVSDRRASTPTAAAELVTPNIEDIKNRISFNYDKLTNTINYILQNYKNRISNSENNPYYKNYSKIFTEYRRAVELLEKELSKSLQILVKDKKNDLLISKDKFIEFNLLARFKENFTNEVNRLEANSPLNIMKKGYSVAFLNDKKITSVKNVQIGDDISVKLADGSLECKVNNISDKGVK; translated from the coding sequence ATGGAAGAGAGAACATATCTAACCGTTACAGCATTAAATAAATATATTGAGAGAAAGTTTTTATTAGATCCGTACTTAGGAGAAATATATATAAAAGGTGAAATCTCAAATTTTAAAATTCACAATAACAATAATATATATTTTTCAATAAAAGATGAAAATACTAGAATAAATGCAGTATGGTTCGGAGCAAAAACAAAAGATTTTAAAGATGGAGATACAGTTCTAATAAAATCAAAAATTAACTATTATTTTCCGCGAGGAGAACATAATCTTTTAGTTACTGATATGAAAAAAGATAGAATTGGTGAATTATATCAAAAATTTTTAGAACTGAAAGAAAAGTTAGAAAAAGAAGGGCTGTTTTTACCTCAATACAAAAAACAAATACCTAGTTTTTCTCAAAATATAGCTATAGTTACAGCTAAAACAGGAGCAGCTGTCCAAGATATTACTAGAACGATACAACGTCGTTTTCCAATAGCTAAAATAAATATTTATTCAACACTAGTTCAAGGAGAGAACTCAGTACAAGATATAGTTAAAAATATTAAACTAGCTGATGATGGCTCTAACGATGTTATTATACTAGGTCGTGGTGGAGGATCAATAGAAGATCTTTGGAGTTTTAATACAGAAGAAGTAATTAGAGCTATATTTAACTGTAGAACACCGATAGTAACCGGTATAGGTCACGAAACTGATACTACACTTGCTGATTTTGTATCTGACAGAAGAGCTTCGACTCCAACTGCAGCTGCTGAACTAGTAACACCAAATATTGAAGATATAAAAAATAGAATATCATTTAATTATGATAAATTAACGAATACTATAAACTATATTCTTCAAAATTATAAAAATAGAATTAGTAATAGTGAAAATAATCCGTACTATAAAAACTATTCAAAAATATTTACGGAGTATAGAAGAGCAGTTGAGTTATTAGAAAAAGAACTTAGCAAATCCTTGCAAATTCTAGTTAAGGATAAGAAAAATGACTTATTAATATCAAAAGATAAGTTTATAGAATTTAACTTGTTAGCTAGATTTAAAGAAAACTTTACTAATGAGGTCAATCGATTAGAGGCAAATTCACCACTAAATATCATGAAAAAAGGATATTCAGTAGCATTTTTAAATGATAAAAAAATAACTTCAGTAAAAAATGTACAAATAGGTGATGACATATCAGTTAAATTAGCTGATGGTAGCCTAGAATGTAAAGTTAATAATATATCCGATAAAGGAGTTAAGTAA